The following nucleotide sequence is from Mesorhizobium sp. J8.
ACCTAGCGGGAGCGAGAATCGCTTTCGACGACGAGCACACCATTTACTCCTCCCTGAAGGCTCGGTCGATCTGATCAGCCAACGGTTTGACCAGATAGGAAAGCATTGTGCGGTTGCCTGTCGAGAAGAACACCTCGACCGGCATACCCGGCGCCAGGGTCAGGCCTTTCAGCTTCTTCAGCTCCGGGCGGGCGATACCGATGCGGACGGAGTAAAAACCTGCTCCGCTGCGCTCATCGAGACTGAGGTCCGCGGCTATCTCTTTGACATTGCCGTTGAGCTCAGGCGTGACGCGTTGGTTGAACGCCGAGAATTTCAGCCCTGCTTCCTGGCCGAGCTTCAGTTGATCGATATCTTGCGGAGCTATCCGCGCCTCGACTGTCAGGTCATCCGCTACCGGTACGATGAGCATGACCACTTCGCCAGGAGCGATCACGCCGCCCACGGTGTGGACGGCAAGCTGATGCACAACGCCGTCCTGCGGACTGCGCAAATCGATACGCTTCAGCTGATCCTCGGCCGAGACCCTGCGCTCGACGAATTCGGATATCTTGCTCTGGACGTCGCGAAGCTCGGTCGCGACTTCCTTGCGCAGATCCTGGTCGACCTGAATGATCTGCAGCCTAGTTTCAACAATGCGCCCCTTAGCCTGGGCAATTGAGGCGGTGAGCTGACCGTGCTCGCCCTTGAGCCGAACCGCATCCCGCTCGAGCGCGGTCAGGCGATCGATCGAGACGAGCTTCTGCCTCCAGAGGCTGCGGACGCTCTCGAGCTCGATCCCGATCAATTCGATTTCCTGGCTCTTTGCGACCCGCTGCTCGGTAAGGCCGGAGCTTTCCTCGGAAAGCTGAGCGATGCGCTCCTCCAACTGCGCCTTTTGGCCGGCTCGCGCCTGCCGGCGAAATTCAAACAGCGACTGCTCGCCGGCCATCGCGCTTGCTTTTGCAGGGTTGTCCGGGCGTGACGTCAACGAAGGGGGAAATGAAATCTTCTCCTGGCCATCCCGCTCGGCTTCGAGGCGCGCGAGGCGGGCCTCGAATTCATCCAGATCCCTGGTGACGATCGCCAGATTGGCGCGCGTGACGGTTTCGTCTAGGCGAACCAACACGTCGCCGGATCTGACGGCGTCGCCTTCTCGGACGAGAATCTGCCCGACCACGCCCCCGGTCGGATGCTGGACCTTCTTGACGCTGGAATCGACTACCAGCGTGCCGGACGCGATCACCGCGCCGGAAAGCTCCGTGACGGCTGCGAGCCCTCCGCCGCCGCCGACCAGAAGAAGGCACGCCGCAACCCCACCAATCAAATAACGGTGAATGGTTCTTTCGATTGCCTGAACGTCGGTGGCCATCAGGATGCAGTCTCTTCGTCCATCGGCACGCCTTTCGGGGGAACGCCTTCCGTTCGGGTAACCTTGTTCAGGACCTCGTTCTTCGGCCCGAATGCCTGGACTCGGCCATTCGCCATGACCAGGACCTGGTCGAGACTCGCCAAGGCGCTCGGCCGGTGCGCTACGACGACCGCAATGCCACCGCGCGCCCGAACCCCCTGAATCGCTTCCGTCAGTGCTGCTTCGCCCTCGGCATCGAGATTGGAATTCGGTTCGTCGAGAATGACAAGAAAGGGGTCGCCATACAGAGCCCGCGCGAGCGCCACCCGCTGTCGCTGGCCGGCCGAGAGCGTCGAGCCGGCTTCGCCGATCCGCGTTTCGTAGCCATCCGGCAGATGAATGACCAGATCGTGTACGCCCGCTGCGCGCGCGGCCGCCAATATTTTGTCCGACGGCGCCTGCGGCTCGAAGCGGGCTATGTTTTCGGCAATCGTGCCATCGAACAGCTGCACATCCTGCGGCAGGTAGCCTATATGCTTGCCCAATTCGTCTGGCGACCACTGATCGAGCGCCGCTCCATCCAGCCTGACGGTGCCGCGCGCCGGCTGCCATATTCCGGCAATTGCCCGAACCAGCGAGGATTTGCCGGAGGCGCTCGGCCCGATAATGCCGAGACCTTCCCCCTTCTCCAATGCGAAGACCGCATCCTGAACGACCAGCCGGCGCTCATCCGGCAGCGTGACACTGATGCTCTCAATGGCAAGGTTGGACGCCGGCGCCGGCAATGAAACGCTTGTCGAGGTCTCGGGAAGCAACGCCAAAAGCTGGCTAAGCCGGGTCCATGCCTGCCTGGCGCTGACAAAGCTCTTCCAATGCGCGATCGCGAGTTCGATCGGCGCCAGCGCCCGTCCCATCATGATCGAGCTGGCGATCATGATGCCGCCCGTCGCTTCCTGACGGATGACGAGATAGGCGCCGATCGCCAGGATTGCCGACTGCAACATCATGCGCAGGATTTTCGATATCGTCCCAAGCGTGCCAGCCAGATCACTGGCCTTCGCATTGGTGTCAAGATAGTCGGCATTGACGCCTGACCAGCGTTCGGCGATGCGCGAGCCGAAGCCCATCGCCTGCAGGGCCTCGACATTGCGGCGCGTCGCCTCGGCCAGCGTGTTGCGCGCTGCGGCCTGCCTGTTTGCCTTCTTGGCCGGCTCCCGGGTCCTGGCCTCGGCAAGCAGCGTCAGCCCGAACAGGATGACGGCGCCGGCCAGGGCCGTCACGCCGATCCAGAAATGGAAGAGAAAGCAGATTCCGAGATAGAGCGGCATCCACGGCAGATC
It contains:
- a CDS encoding HlyD family type I secretion periplasmic adaptor subunit; its protein translation is MATDVQAIERTIHRYLIGGVAACLLLVGGGGGLAAVTELSGAVIASGTLVVDSSVKKVQHPTGGVVGQILVREGDAVRSGDVLVRLDETVTRANLAIVTRDLDEFEARLARLEAERDGQEKISFPPSLTSRPDNPAKASAMAGEQSLFEFRRQARAGQKAQLEERIAQLSEESSGLTEQRVAKSQEIELIGIELESVRSLWRQKLVSIDRLTALERDAVRLKGEHGQLTASIAQAKGRIVETRLQIIQVDQDLRKEVATELRDVQSKISEFVERRVSAEDQLKRIDLRSPQDGVVHQLAVHTVGGVIAPGEVVMLIVPVADDLTVEARIAPQDIDQLKLGQEAGLKFSAFNQRVTPELNGNVKEIAADLSLDERSGAGFYSVRIGIARPELKKLKGLTLAPGMPVEVFFSTGNRTMLSYLVKPLADQIDRAFREE
- a CDS encoding type I secretion system permease/ATPase yields the protein MSGVVNVLALTGSFFMLQVYDRVIPGRSVATLVGLAIFATMLFIFQGILELIRSRLLVRIGMALDQRMSGTVYAALMRLPLRTKLAGDGLQSLRDLDQVRSFLSSAGPTALFDLPWMPLYLGICFLFHFWIGVTALAGAVILFGLTLLAEARTREPAKKANRQAAARNTLAEATRRNVEALQAMGFGSRIAERWSGVNADYLDTNAKASDLAGTLGTISKILRMMLQSAILAIGAYLVIRQEATGGIMIASSIMMGRALAPIELAIAHWKSFVSARQAWTRLSQLLALLPETSTSVSLPAPASNLAIESISVTLPDERRLVVQDAVFALEKGEGLGIIGPSASGKSSLVRAIAGIWQPARGTVRLDGAALDQWSPDELGKHIGYLPQDVQLFDGTIAENIARFEPQAPSDKILAAARAAGVHDLVIHLPDGYETRIGEAGSTLSAGQRQRVALARALYGDPFLVILDEPNSNLDAEGEAALTEAIQGVRARGGIAVVVAHRPSALASLDQVLVMANGRVQAFGPKNEVLNKVTRTEGVPPKGVPMDEETAS